The segment TTTTATTCCATACCGTGGAGTGAACCGACAAGCGCCCACATCACAACTACACCAACGATGGTCGCCATAATTGTGTAGCGAGATTTATGCCGTGAGTGCGCCTCAGGCAAAATGTGTGAAGTCGCAAGGTAGATAACAATTCCGGCAAAGAGCGCCAGATAAAGTCCAACGAAGTTATCGTTGACGGCAAAACTAGAACCAATCGCGGCACCGCTGATACGGGCAATTGCATCAACGCCAAGGAGCCAGAGCCCCTTCTTGCTCCATGATCCGCTCTTAATTAAAAATGAAACTGTATTTAGGCCATCAGAAAATGCGTGGACAAGAAGTGCGATAAATACTGCAACGCCTAAGTTATTGCTGACTGAGAATGCAACGCCAAGGGCAACACCATCGAGAAATACGTGGCCACCCATGGCAAGGGCACCGAATGCGCCAGCGATGTTAGATGAGTGTTCATGTTCGTGGCCGTAATCAGATTCGGCGGGTTCGTGTGAACCGAAGAGTTGTTCGTAGAAGTGCAAAAGCAAGAAACCTGCAATCAACGCAATTGAAGCAGCAGGTGCATGGAGAATCTCTTGGGTATTTAACTCGAAGATTTCTGGAAGAAGATCAAAGGCGACTAGACCAAGGAGTAGTCCTGCCGATAGCCCAAGTATGAGATGGAGGCGATCCTTAGATTTAATGGCCAAGTAACCGCCGGTGGTTGTTGCGATTGCAGTCGAAGCTGCCAAGATGATTGCGATATTCATGGCTGGAAGGTATCACAAATGAAAATGATTTTCATTTCCGTATGCCATCTACGGCGTGGCGCTAGGCTCAAGCCATGATCGCGATCGCAAGATTTGAGCAGGCGTTGAGCCAAGCAGTGGATTTTCGTGCTGAACTCGAGTCGGTTAAGGCGGTCTTATCTGAAGCCGCTGGATTTATCTCAGCCACGGTCGGCCAGAATTTAGATGAGCCAACCCTTTGGGTTTTAACGACTGAATGGGAGAACGTCGGCTCTTATCGCAGGGCGCTGAGTTCAACTCGTGCAAAGTTAGAGGCGATTCCAGTGCTGGCTCGCGCAATCGATGAGCCCGGGGCGTACGAGTAAACTTAGCCCACGATTACAACGCCCGTTGTGATTCGCCGACAGCCAGCCGGATGGATGGAGTTCTTGAAATGGCCGTAGATCGTTTAGAAAATATTGTCTCCCTCGCCAAGCGACGTGGATTTGTTTATCCCTCATCAGAAATTTACGGCGGACTTCGCGCCTCTTGGGATTACGGCCCGTTAGGCGTTGAACTTAAGAACAATGTAAAGCGCCAATGGTGGAAATCCATGGTGATGGGCCGTGAAGATGTTGTCGGTCTCGACTCATGTGTGATCTTGGCGCGCGAAGTTTGGGAAGCATCTGGACACGTTGCAACATTTAGCGATCCGCTTACCGAATGTACCGCTTGCAACAAGCGTTACCGCGCAGACCATCTTGAAGAAGCGTATGAGGCAAAGCATAAGAAGAAGCTCGAATCACTTGCCGATATGAACTGCCCGGCTTGCGGAAATAAAGGCCAGTTCACAACTCCAAAACAATTTTCAGGTTTGCTAAAAACATTCCTTGGACCCGTTGAAGATGAATCAGGTCTTGCCTATTTGCGCCCAGAAACAGCGCAAGGAATCTTTATCAACTTTGATCAGGTAATGACGACATCACGTCGCAAGCCACCTTTTGGTATCGGCCAGATCGGAAAATCTTTCCGTAACGAGATTACCCCTGGAAACTTCATCTTCCGTACTCGCGAATTTGAGCAGATGGAGATGGAGTTCTTCGTAGTGCCTGGCACCGATGAAGATTGGCACCAGTACTGGATCGATACTCGTCTTGCTTGGTACAAGGATCTAGGAATTAATCCGGATCGCTTGCGTATCTATGATCATCCAAAAGAGAAGTTATCTCATTATTCAAAGCGCACAGCAGATATCGAATACAAGTTTGAATTCGCCGGCACCGAATGGGGCGAGCTCGAAGGTATTGCTAACCGCACCGATTTCGATCTAAAGGCGCACTCTGCAGCTTCTGGCAAAGATCTTTCTTACTTTGATCAAGAGAAGAACGAACGCTGGACACCTTATGTAATCGAACCCGCAGCAGGTGTAGACCGTTGCGCACTTACCTTCCTTATGGATGCCTTCACTGAAGATGAAGCGCCAAATGCGAAAGGCGAGATGGAAAAGCGCGCGGTACTTAAGCTCGATCACCGTTTAGCTCCGGTTAAGGCTGCCGTCTTGCCACTTTCACGTAACGCGGATCTTTCGCCAAAGGCGCGCGATCTCGCTGCGCAATTGCGTAAGAACTGGAATATCGATTTTGATGATGCTGGTGCAATCGGTCGTCGCTACCGTCGCCAAGATGAAATCGGTACTCCATATTGCATCACCATCGACTTTGAAACACTTGATGATCAAGCTGTAACAATTCGTGATCGCGACACTATGGCGCAAGAGCGAATTGCTATTGATCAAGTAGAAGCGTGGCTTGCTCCAAAACTGCTTGGTTGCTAATTCAGTGTCGCTGACCCTGCCGCTTGCAAGTGGTGACCATGTAATTGATCCACCGGTGGTTCTTGCGCCGATGGCGGGTATAACCAACTCTGCTTTTCGTGCGCTCTGTCGCGAACAAGGCGCTGGGTTGTTTGTCTCGGAAATGGTTACTGCTCGGGCTTTAATCGAAAGACGTCCCGACACCTTACGCATGATCGCACCTGGCGCCGGAGAATGGCCACGTTCGGTGCAGTTGTACAGCGTTGATCCGCACACGATGCGCGCCGCAGTAACGATGATCGGTAAAGAGAATTTAGCCGATCACATTGATATGAACTTTGGTTGTCCGGTTCCGAAGGTAACTCGCAAAGGCGGGGGAGCCGCTCTTCCTTACAAGCGAAAGTTATTTTCATCCATTGTTGACGCAGCGGTACAAGCGGCAAAACCATTTGGAATTCCAGTCACCGTAAAGATGCGTATCGGTATTGATACCGATCACCACACATATTTAGAAGCGGCAAAGTCAGCATCAGATAGCGGTGTTGCTTGGGTAGCACTTCATGCGCGCACTGCAGAGCAGATGTATGAAGGAAAAGCTGATTGGTCGGCGATCACGCGCTTAGTTGAACACTTGAAGCCAACCGGAACGCCAGTACTTGGAAATGGCGATATCTGGTCAGGCGCAGATGGCATAGCGATGATGGAGCAGACAGGTTGCGCCGGCGTTGTAGTTGGTCGCGGATGTTTAGGCCGACCTTGGTTATTTGCCGACCTTGTCGATTCCTTTAAAGGCGGAGATAAGCGAGTCCTGCCATCGCTCTTTGAAGTTCGCGAAGTTATGTTCCGTCACGGCGAATTGATCGTGGATTACTTCGAATCCGAAGATCGTGGATGTCGCGACCTGCGCAAACATATGGCTTGGTATTTAAAGGGCTTTAGAGTTCCAAGTGAGCTCCGCCGCCAATTCGGAATGCATTCCTCTTTGGCCGAACTTCGCACTCTGCTAGATCAGTTAACTGATCAGCCATATCCAGCTGAAGTCGCCGAAAAACCACGTGGTCGCGTTAGCCATGGCCGGCCACCAACCTTGCCAGATGGTTGGTTATTAGATCCAGATGAAGATGTCTCTGTTGAACTAGAAGATGCGTTTTCGGGCGGATGATCTTCTTTAAAATAATTCGCCGCGTAATTGCTGCAGTACTTTTGATTGTTATCGCTGTACCTCTGTACGCGTTAGGCGTGACCTGGCAAGCAGCAAATAATCCGCTGACTCGCAAGGGCGATGTAATAGTTGTATTAGGTGCAGCGCAATTAAATGGACGACCAGGTGAAGTTCTAGAGGCGCGTCTGCAAGAGGCGAAACGAATTTATGAACTCGGTCTGGCGCCAAAAATCATTACCGTTGGTGCCGGCGCTCCTGGTGATCGCACAACGGAAGCAGCATCTGGAAAGTATTGGTTATCAAATAATGGTGTTAAGTCGCGCAATGTAACTTCGCTCGAAGTTGGACGCGATACTTGGGTCTCAACTGAAAACTATGTAAAGTTTATGAAGGTCAAAGATTGGAAAGATGTAATCATCGTTACCGATCCATTTCATTGCCGCCGTGCAATGACGATGGCTAATGATTTAGGCGTGGTCGCAACCTGCTCGCCAGTAAAGACTGGTCCAAACTCCTTGGAGAATTCCGGAAAGCGCTATTTAGTGCGGGAAACCGGGGCTTATCTCTCGTATGTGACCTTAGGCAGACGCGGCATTCATATCAGCGATCATTTAGGGTAGGGCTATGAGCAGCGGTACAGAGAATTACTCAGAGAAAGATCAAGAGCGTTTTCTCTTTGAACCTGCCAAGCGCCCTGGCCGAACCGAATTTATGCGCGATCGCGCACGCGTTATTCACTCAGCAGCGCTGCGTCGCTTAGCTGCAAAAACGCAAGTAGCTGTTCCTTGGGAGAATGATTTTCAACGTACTCGCCTTTCACACTCTTTAGAATGTGCGCAGATTGGTCGCGAACTCGGTGAATCACTTGGTGCAGATCCCGACTTACTTGAAACTGCTTGTCTCTCGCATGATTTAGGCCATCCACCATTTGGCCACAACGGTGAAGAAGCTCTCGCGGAAGTCGCTAAAGATTTTGGTGGCTTTGAAGGAAATGCTCAGAGCTTTCGCTTACTTACTCGCATTGAAGCAAAGACCGTTGATGGAGATGGTTCAAGCGTTGGTTTGAATTTAACTCGCGCGTCTCTTGATGCGGCAACCAAGTATCCGTGGCCGCGTGCGATCAACCCACGTAAATTTGGGGTCTATGACGATGATGTCGAGATCTTCAATTGGATGCGCCAAGGTGCACCATCTGATCGTAAATGTATCGAAGCACAGATTATGGATTGGTCCGATGATTGTGCCTATTCTGTACATGATCTCGAAGATGCAATATTTGTAGGCCAAGTTAAGGTCGATAACTTTGAACACGACTTTGATATTTTGCATAAAGAGATGTGCGATGGATATGGCTCAACCGCAACTAAAGAGGAAGCAGCAGCGGCTTTGCAGCGTCTGCAACAACTTTCTTGCTGGCCGCGTTATTACGATGGCAGCCATCGCTCACTTGCTCGCCTGAAAGATTCAACTTCACAACTCATCGGTCGCTTTGTGCTTGCCGCCGAACTTGAAACTCGAAAAGTCCACGGTAATGGTGCGCTCCGCCGATACGATGCAGATCTAGTTATTCCACGCGAACAAGAAGTGGAAGTAGATTTCCTGAAGGCAGTGGCCGGTCATTACTTAATCAACGCTGCAATTTCGCAAGAGCGTTATGCCAAGCAGCAGATCGTTATTAAGGAGCTAGTTGAGATGTTGCATAAGCACGCTGCAACTTCACTGGACTCGATCTTCGTTAAAGATTGGGAGCGCTCCAGCGATGAGACCGCGCGCATGCGCATCATCATCGACCAAGTTGCCAGCCTCACCGATCCCGGGGCCTATGCGCTCCATGCCCGCTTGAGCGCGCTCTGATATCGGCCTAGAGAGATAACATGTATTTATGAGCGGACGTATTAAGGAAGAAGATGTTGCGCATGTGCGCGAGCGCTCACCTATCGATGAAGTCATCGCAGATTATGTACAACTCAAATCTGCCGGTGGTGGCCAGAAGAAGGGGCTCTGTCCTTTCCACGATGAGAAATCACCTTCATTTCACGTAACCCCAAGTAAAGGCTTCTTCCACTGCTTTGGCTGTCAGGCAAGTGGCGATGTAATCGCTTTCTTAATGAAGATAGATCACTTGAGTTTTACCGAAACTATTGAACGCCTTGCTGATCGTATGGGTTATCAATTGCGGTACGAGCAAGGAAATTTCACGCCAGCACCTGCTGGCAATCGCTCGCGATTAATTGCCGCTAACGCACTTGCCGCCAAGTTCTATCAAGAGCAGTTAAATACTTCACCACTTGCAGCACATGCGCGCGAGCTAATGACCAAGCGCGGATTTGATAAAGGCGCCTGCGAAACTTTCGGTGTTGGTTATGCCCCAGATGAATGGGATGGCCTAACTAAATTCTTGCGCGAACAAGGATTTACTATCGATGAACTTGAAACTGCTGGGCTCTCCAAGATGGGACAGCGCGGACCAATCGATAAATTCCGCAATCGCCTTACCTGGCCAATTAAAGATATCTCTGGCGATGTAGTTGGTTTTGGTGCACGAAAGCTGGCAAGTGATGAAGAAGATCAGGGTCCTAAGTATTTAAATACATCTGAGACCCCAATTTATAAGAAGAGCCAAGTCCTTTACGGCCTTGATATGGCGAAGAAAGAGATCGCGAAAAAGCGCCAGGTTGTAATTGTTGAAGGCTACACAGATGTAATGGCGGCGCAGTTAGCTGGAATAACAACAGCAGTTGCAACTTGTGGCACTGCATTTGGTGCAGACCACATCCGCATCATCCGCCGTTTACTTATGGATGACGATGCTTTCCGCGGAGAAGTTATCTTCACCTTCGATGGTGATGCGGCAGGCCAAAAGGCTGCGATGCGCGCCTTTACCGAAGATCAAAAGTTTGTAACTCAAACCTTTGTGGCCGTTGAGCCAAATGGGTTAGATCCATGCGATCTGCGCCAACAGAAAGGCGATCTAGCGCTACGCGATTTGATTGCTAAGCGCGTTCCGCTATTTGAGTTTGCGATACGTACTGAGCTTGCGCTTCATAAATTAGATTCCGCCGAAGGTCGCGTTAACGCGCTAAATGCAACTGCGCCGTTAGTTGCGCAGATTCGCGACAAGTCACTTCGCCCCGAGTACACACGTTTGCTTGCTGGTTGGTTAGGCGTTGAAGTCGAGACAGTTTCATCTGCCGTTGCGCAAGGTGTTAAGCGCCAGCCACAACAGAGCGCGCCAGTTGTAAATGGTGAAGAAGAAGCGCCACAAGTGCAGTGGCGCCCAAATCCACAAGAGCCGCGTTTAATTCTGGAACGTGAAGTATTGAAGGCGCGTCTGCAGATGCCATCTTTGATATCAAATTGGCGAGAGATTGAAAGTGGCGCCTTTACACATCCGGCCTACATTCAATTGGCTCAGATAATTGCTGCAGTTGATGAGCAGAGTTCGATTGAGATTGAACAAATCTCAGATGAGAATATGCGCGCGCTCTTTACCGAATTAAATGTTGAGCCGATTCGCGCCGATGGTGAGGTCACTGGCCACTATGTCGAAAGCATTGTTGCGCGCCTGCGCGAAGTTGGAATCTCGCGAGCGATCGCAGAACTTAAATCTTCGCTGCAACGGTTAAATCCTGTAGAAAATGAGCAGGAGTACAACCAAGCCTTCGCTAGCCTGGTGGCCCTTGAGACCACCCGCCGCGGTCTGCACGATCTCGCGCTTCGCTCGATTTAGACCCACTGCGCCTCGTGCGCTAGAGTGTGCGCCTGCACGACAAGTTGTAAATCTTTGCCCCATAGCTCAGTTGGTAGAGCGCCGAACTGTTAATTCGGATGTCCCTGGATCGAGGCCAGGTGGGGCAGCCAGCAAGAGATTTAGACCTTAAGGGTCTAAATTGAGTTTATGAAGTTAAAAGCCTCATGGAGAAATCAACTCTGGCCGCTGCGCGTTATGCGCCTCTGGCTTGGCGCTACTTGGATCTACGCCGGTTGGGATAAGGCAAGTGATCCAGGGTTTTTAACTTCTGGTTCTCCAACATTTATCGGATCACAACTTGCGGCATACGCGCAAAATTCACCGATTGATTTCTTACTCAACAAAATTTTAGATCACGCAACTCAGGTTGGTATTTTGGTGATGGTTGCAGAATTTGCAATTGGTTTTGCAACGCTTCTTTGGATAGCGCCAACATGGGCAGCCTTTGGCGGTTTTTTAACCTCCCTATTTCTATGGCTGTCTAGTACATGGAACGTTCAGCCATATTTCTTAGCAAGCAATTCGGTCTACACGGTTTTTTGGTTCACTTATTTCTTATTCCTCTACGGCTCTCGTCGCAAGAGCAATATCTCAATTGATCGCCGCGGCTTTATCCGCGTTTCATCGATTGCCGCACTAACCGTTGTGGGTGTTGGTCTTGGACGCTTGTTCCCTAAGAAAGCGGCAGCGGTGAGTGCTGGCCCCGCAAAAATCATTGAAGACGCGTCACTAGCGGTCGGTAAGATACATAACTTCACTTCTAAATCAGGTTCACCTGCAGTTTTATTTAAGAGTAAAACGGGAGTTTATGCATATTCAGCAGTCTGTACCCATGAAGGATGTACCGTGCAATACAACTCAGCATCTAAGAATCTGCAATGCGGATGCCATGGTGCGGTATTTGATCCAGGAAATGATGGAACAGTTGTGACAGGCCCTACAAATAAGCCGCTACCTAAGATTAAGGTAGCCGTTGAAGGTGCCTGGATCGTAGAAGCCTAATAATCTTTACACCGAAATCACAGGATTCGCTAAGAAATAAGAGAGATGATCAAGCCATGAAAATCACACGCACACCTCTAAAAGTAACTATCGCTTTTGTTGCCGGCGCTCTCTTGGCCGGAACCGTTGCAACCGCCGCGACCACAACTTCCGCAGGCAGCGTTGTAGTTTGTGCCGACAACCGCACCCAGGCTTTGACTTTAGCCAAGAGCAACTCTTGCCCTGTAAACAAGACTGCAATCGAAATTGGCAATAACTCTATAAATGCCAAGACAATTTCAGCGCTAGTCACACCATCTGTGGTTTCAATCTCCGTAAAGACTGCATCAGGCGGAGGAACCGGATCAGGATCGATCTATAAATCCAATTCGACTATTAGCTACATCATCACCAATAACCACGTAGTTGAAGCAGCCGCAACTAGCGGCACAATAAAAGTTGAGTTTGCTGATGGCAGTGAAATTGCTGCAACTATTGTGGGCCGTGATCGCATGTATGACATCGCCGTCTTGCAGGTAAAGAAGGGTAATTTGCCAGCAATTGCACTTGGTGATTCTTCTAAGATCAGCGTAGGCGAAGAAGTTTTAGCAATTGGTTCACCGCTAGGGCTTGCAAATACCGTAACCCAAGGAATTATCTCTGCCCTTAATCGCCCAGTTACAGCTGGAACAACTGATTCCACATCTTATGTAAATGCGATTCAAACTGATGCGGCAATCAATCCAGGTAACTCTGGTGGTGCACTCGTTGATGCGCAAGGTCGAATCATCGGCGTTAACTCTGCAATTGCCACTCTCACTTCAGGTGGAGTCAGCGGCAGCATCGGCTTGGGATTCTCAATTCCGATCAATGAGGCAAAGCGCGTTATCGATGAAATCATTGCAACTGGCAAGTCAACACGTCCGGTTATGGGCGTTGTCTTCGATGATGTAACAGCAGATACCCAAGCAAAGATTCTGCAGCTAACTCCTGGTGAGGGCGCAGAAAAGGCTGGCGTAATTGTTGGTTCGATCATCAAATCAATCGATGGCGTAAAGATCGCCAATCGTGATGCTGCCATTGTGAAGATCCGTTCGTACGCACCAGGTGCAGTTATTACAGTGGTAATGACCTTGCCTGATGGATCATCAAAGACCTACAAGGTCACACTCGGAACAGCTCCCGCGGTTTAATTCACCTAAAAGTTAGGTGCGCGGTAGCCTTCACCCATGGCGTTATTTAAGTTAGAGATCTCTCTTCCAGATCGACCAGGTTCACTTGGCCTGCTGGCATCTGCAATTGGCGCAGCCGGTGCAGATATCCGCGGCTTAACTGTTCTGAAATCTGAGGATGGCCGTGGTTTTGACGAAGTAACCGTTGCCGTGCCTGGATCTGATCCAACAGATTTAATTGAGGTTCTAGGCGCAATCGGTGGCGTTGAAGTTATCTCGTTTAACGCTCTCTAATTACTGATTACAGCTGCGCCGCTACTTGGTAGCGAAGTAAAAAACCTTGGTTCAGTAAAGCCTGCTGATTTAAATGCCGCAGCTATTGCAACCTTTGCTTGATCAATATCGGCAACTTTAAAGAGCGCTATAGCGCTTCCGCCAAAACCTCCACCAATCATTCGCCCGCCCAGTGATTTATTGGCGAGAGCGGTTGCGACAGCGAGATCTAACTCGGGGCAAGATATCTCAAAGAGATCGCGTAACGATGCGTGTGATTGGGTCAAGATTTCGCCAACTGATTTGAAATCAGCGAGTTTCAAGTGTTCAACGCATTGGTGCACGCGGGCAATGTCATTTACAACATGTTCGGCTCGCATATATTCAAGTTCGGTTAACTTTGAACGCGAACTTTCCAACTGCGAAATTGAAGAATCACGTAACGCCTTGATGCCGAGTTTTGCCGCTGCAGATTCGCAAGAGGCGCGTCGTTCGGCGTAACCACCATCGACTAGCGCGTGGTGGGCTCGGGTATCAATAATTAAAAGCTCAAGGCCAGAACTTGCTAGATCAAAAGGAATTTGTTCGGTGCTTAGGTCGCGACAATCAAGTAAGAGCGCGCTACCTGCCTGCGCCATAAGCGATACCGATTGATCCATGATTCCGCAGGGCATTCCTACATATTCATTTTCAGAACGTTGAGCTAAACGCGCTAGATCAGGTAGCGATAGATCTGCTGTAAATAATTGATTGAGTGCGATTGCGATCGAACACTCCAGTGCGGCAGATGAAGATAAACCTGCACCGAGTGCGACTCGACCATCGACCAAGATATCTAACCCAGTCGTTATGCGATTACCAAAAGCCCAGATAACTCCCAAGATGTAACGTTCCCAATCGCCAGCTTTATCAGGGGATATCTGATCAAGAGAAGTTTCAATTACTTCACCGGGACGTTGTGCTGATGCGATTCGGATCTTTCGATCGCTGCGTCGTTTAATTGCTGCATAGGTTCGATCGCTGATAGCAAATGGCATAACAAAGCCATCGCAATAATCGACATGTTCTCCGATTAAATTAACGCGCCCCGGCGCCTCGGAAATCATTTCTGGTGCTTGCCCAAAGAGCGCTGTGAAATCAGAGCTCAACATCTCGCAACTGACCTGCAGATTGTTCAGGCTTTAGATCCATGATGAACGCACCCATCGCAGATTCGCTACCTGCTAAATACTTTAACTTGCCAGGTGCGCGGCGCACACTAGTGATCTGCCAATGCAGGCGCAGTAAATCGCGACCTTCGCGCACCGGTGCTTGATGCCAGGTTGCGATGTAGGCCATATCAATTCCGAAGACGCCATCTAAGCGGCGCATAACTTCTAGCGAAATCTCTGGAAAAGCATCTGCTTGTTCTGGAGTTAGTTCAGCCAAGTCGGCAACTGGATTAAGCGGTGCCACATGTATTTCAAATGGATATCGAGCAGCATATGGAACAAAGGCCACCCAGTGAGCGTTCTTTGCAACGATACGAACCTGGTCTTTTAATTCGCGGGCAAGCACATCATCAAATAAAACTTTGCCGGTTTCATCCATATATTTGCGTGCAACTGCCAGCATCTTCTGAACTCGCGAAGGCAGATACGAATAGGCATAAATTTGGCCGTGTGGGTGAGAGAGAGTTACGCCAACTTCTTCACCACGATTTTCAAATGGTGCGATGTGATGTATATATGGCTCTTGTGAGAGTTCGCGCACGCGGTCGATCCACGCTTCAAGCAGAACGCGCACGCGTTGTGGCGTTAAATCTTTAAAAGAACCACCATGGTTATCGGTAAAGCAGATTACTTCGCACTTTCCCGCAGCGGTTCCGGCATCTGTTTCTGGACCGACCATATCGGGTGCGGCCCAATCACCTTCTGGTTTGCGTAGCGAAGGTGAGCGGTTATCAAAGACCACAACTTCATAATTTGTATCAGGAACTTCAGTTAGGAGTTCACCTTTTGTCGGACAGAGCGGACATAACTCTTTCGGTGGCAAGAAGATCCGCCCCTGACGGTGGGCCGCCATTACAACCCATTCATTTAGCAGCGGATCAAGGCGAAGTTCGCCGATACCAGGTTGCTCTTCTTTAGGGCGTTGATCTTGTGCTGTGCGAGATTGACCTTGCGAGTCGTAATACCGAATGGTGCGGCCATCTGCCATCGCTAAATTATTGCGAATAACTCCAGCGCTTAGCTTTTTCTGCTCGCTCATAATGGGTTAACTCTAAGCCTTAACGGGTGCGATTTAGCGTTATTCAACCCAGTTAAAGGTCCGCTCCACTGCACGTTTCCATTGCGCTGCGCCAATGGTTCGGGTTTTCTCATCACTTTCTGCCTGCCATCGCCGATCTTGGCGCCATTGCGCTTTAACTTCATCGGTTGATTTCCAGAAACCAATTGCTAAGCCCGCTGCATATGCCGCACCTAGCGCTGTGGTTTCGGTTATCAAAGGTTTGACTATCTCGATGCCCATTACATCTGCTTGTAATTGCATACATAGTTGATTTGCAGTTATACCGCCATCAACTTTCATCTCAGTCATTGCAATGCCGCTATCTGCAACCATCGCTTCCATAATCTCCATAGTTTGATAGCAAATCGCATCCAAGGCAGCACGGGCTAGGTGTGCCTTAGTTGTGGCACGCGTTAGACCAACAATTACTCCACGCGCATCACTGCGCCAATACGGTGCAAATAGACCAGAGAAGGCGGGTACAAAGTAAACCCCGCCAGAGTCTTTTACTTGTAGCGCAAGTGCTTCGACTTCAGATGCAGATGAAATTATTCCGAGTTGATCACGTAACCATTGAATAGCTGAGCCAGTTACCGCAACTGAGCCTTCAAGGGCATATTGCGCAGGTTGGTCGCCGAATTTGAAGCAGACTGTTGTTAAGAGACCATGTTTGGAGCGAACAATTTCGGTTCCGGTATTTAGCAGCGCAAAGTTACCGGTGCCATAAGTAGTCTTGGAACTTCCC is part of the Candidatus Planktophila lacus genome and harbors:
- the dnaG gene encoding DNA primase, giving the protein MSGRIKEEDVAHVRERSPIDEVIADYVQLKSAGGGQKKGLCPFHDEKSPSFHVTPSKGFFHCFGCQASGDVIAFLMKIDHLSFTETIERLADRMGYQLRYEQGNFTPAPAGNRSRLIAANALAAKFYQEQLNTSPLAAHARELMTKRGFDKGACETFGVGYAPDEWDGLTKFLREQGFTIDELETAGLSKMGQRGPIDKFRNRLTWPIKDISGDVVGFGARKLASDEEDQGPKYLNTSETPIYKKSQVLYGLDMAKKEIAKKRQVVIVEGYTDVMAAQLAGITTAVATCGTAFGADHIRIIRRLLMDDDAFRGEVIFTFDGDAAGQKAAMRAFTEDQKFVTQTFVAVEPNGLDPCDLRQQKGDLALRDLIAKRVPLFEFAIRTELALHKLDSAEGRVNALNATAPLVAQIRDKSLRPEYTRLLAGWLGVEVETVSSAVAQGVKRQPQQSAPVVNGEEEAPQVQWRPNPQEPRLILEREVLKARLQMPSLISNWREIESGAFTHPAYIQLAQIIAAVDEQSSIEIEQISDENMRALFTELNVEPIRADGEVTGHYVESIVARLREVGISRAIAELKSSLQRLNPVENEQEYNQAFASLVALETTRRGLHDLALRSI
- a CDS encoding antibiotic biosynthesis monooxygenase family protein — protein: MIAIARFEQALSQAVDFRAELESVKAVLSEAAGFISATVGQNLDEPTLWVLTTEWENVGSYRRALSSTRAKLEAIPVLARAIDEPGAYE
- the dusB gene encoding tRNA dihydrouridine synthase DusB — protein: MTLPLASGDHVIDPPVVLAPMAGITNSAFRALCREQGAGLFVSEMVTARALIERRPDTLRMIAPGAGEWPRSVQLYSVDPHTMRAAVTMIGKENLADHIDMNFGCPVPKVTRKGGGAALPYKRKLFSSIVDAAVQAAKPFGIPVTVKMRIGIDTDHHTYLEAAKSASDSGVAWVALHARTAEQMYEGKADWSAITRLVEHLKPTGTPVLGNGDIWSGADGIAMMEQTGCAGVVVGRGCLGRPWLFADLVDSFKGGDKRVLPSLFEVREVMFRHGELIVDYFESEDRGCRDLRKHMAWYLKGFRVPSELRRQFGMHSSLAELRTLLDQLTDQPYPAEVAEKPRGRVSHGRPPTLPDGWLLDPDEDVSVELEDAFSGG
- a CDS encoding ZIP family metal transporter — protein: MNIAIILAASTAIATTTGGYLAIKSKDRLHLILGLSAGLLLGLVAFDLLPEIFELNTQEILHAPAASIALIAGFLLLHFYEQLFGSHEPAESDYGHEHEHSSNIAGAFGALAMGGHVFLDGVALGVAFSVSNNLGVAVFIALLVHAFSDGLNTVSFLIKSGSWSKKGLWLLGVDAIARISGAAIGSSFAVNDNFVGLYLALFAGIVIYLATSHILPEAHSRHKSRYTIMATIVGVVVMWALVGSLHGME
- a CDS encoding Rieske 2Fe-2S domain-containing protein, with protein sequence MKLKASWRNQLWPLRVMRLWLGATWIYAGWDKASDPGFLTSGSPTFIGSQLAAYAQNSPIDFLLNKILDHATQVGILVMVAEFAIGFATLLWIAPTWAAFGGFLTSLFLWLSSTWNVQPYFLASNSVYTVFWFTYFLFLYGSRRKSNISIDRRGFIRVSSIAALTVVGVGLGRLFPKKAAAVSAGPAKIIEDASLAVGKIHNFTSKSGSPAVLFKSKTGVYAYSAVCTHEGCTVQYNSASKNLQCGCHGAVFDPGNDGTVVTGPTNKPLPKIKVAVEGAWIVEA
- a CDS encoding YdcF family protein — protein: MIFFKIIRRVIAAVLLIVIAVPLYALGVTWQAANNPLTRKGDVIVVLGAAQLNGRPGEVLEARLQEAKRIYELGLAPKIITVGAGAPGDRTTEAASGKYWLSNNGVKSRNVTSLEVGRDTWVSTENYVKFMKVKDWKDVIIVTDPFHCRRAMTMANDLGVVATCSPVKTGPNSLENSGKRYLVRETGAYLSYVTLGRRGIHISDHLG
- a CDS encoding deoxyguanosinetriphosphate triphosphohydrolase, with product MSSGTENYSEKDQERFLFEPAKRPGRTEFMRDRARVIHSAALRRLAAKTQVAVPWENDFQRTRLSHSLECAQIGRELGESLGADPDLLETACLSHDLGHPPFGHNGEEALAEVAKDFGGFEGNAQSFRLLTRIEAKTVDGDGSSVGLNLTRASLDAATKYPWPRAINPRKFGVYDDDVEIFNWMRQGAPSDRKCIEAQIMDWSDDCAYSVHDLEDAIFVGQVKVDNFEHDFDILHKEMCDGYGSTATKEEAAAALQRLQQLSCWPRYYDGSHRSLARLKDSTSQLIGRFVLAAELETRKVHGNGALRRYDADLVIPREQEVEVDFLKAVAGHYLINAAISQERYAKQQIVIKELVEMLHKHAATSLDSIFVKDWERSSDETARMRIIIDQVASLTDPGAYALHARLSAL
- a CDS encoding glycine--tRNA ligase, with translation MAVDRLENIVSLAKRRGFVYPSSEIYGGLRASWDYGPLGVELKNNVKRQWWKSMVMGREDVVGLDSCVILAREVWEASGHVATFSDPLTECTACNKRYRADHLEEAYEAKHKKKLESLADMNCPACGNKGQFTTPKQFSGLLKTFLGPVEDESGLAYLRPETAQGIFINFDQVMTTSRRKPPFGIGQIGKSFRNEITPGNFIFRTREFEQMEMEFFVVPGTDEDWHQYWIDTRLAWYKDLGINPDRLRIYDHPKEKLSHYSKRTADIEYKFEFAGTEWGELEGIANRTDFDLKAHSAASGKDLSYFDQEKNERWTPYVIEPAAGVDRCALTFLMDAFTEDEAPNAKGEMEKRAVLKLDHRLAPVKAAVLPLSRNADLSPKARDLAAQLRKNWNIDFDDAGAIGRRYRRQDEIGTPYCITIDFETLDDQAVTIRDRDTMAQERIAIDQVEAWLAPKLLGC